From Microbacterium pseudoresistens, the proteins below share one genomic window:
- a CDS encoding SDR family NAD(P)-dependent oxidoreductase, which produces MTALVESIGLVEGKVVVVTGGSSGIGRAVCRLAASEGAAGIVVAALHEQPREGGRPIAEELAEAGTPHAFVRADVTRPEDFDAVIAAADGMGGVDVLVTCAGISDSVDVLEVTPERMRRVMGVNFEGTVFACQAAARSMRAREVPGSIVTISSVGGMRGFAHAATYSASKGAVRTFTYALADALGPHGIRVNAIHPGQVETEMLRVEMRGGSPIRIPLGRKGTPEEIAEVVLFAASDRAGYLHGASLVVDGGYSAVI; this is translated from the coding sequence ATGACCGCGCTCGTCGAGAGCATAGGGCTCGTCGAGGGCAAAGTCGTCGTCGTCACCGGCGGGTCCAGCGGCATCGGTCGGGCCGTATGCCGGCTGGCGGCCAGCGAGGGGGCCGCCGGGATCGTGGTGGCGGCTCTGCACGAGCAGCCGCGCGAAGGCGGCCGCCCCATCGCCGAGGAGCTCGCCGAGGCGGGAACGCCGCACGCCTTCGTGCGCGCCGACGTCACCCGGCCCGAGGACTTCGACGCCGTGATCGCGGCCGCCGACGGGATGGGCGGCGTGGACGTGCTCGTCACATGCGCCGGCATCAGCGACAGCGTGGATGTGCTCGAGGTCACTCCCGAGCGGATGCGCCGGGTCATGGGCGTCAACTTCGAGGGCACGGTGTTCGCCTGTCAGGCGGCGGCGCGATCCATGCGCGCACGGGAGGTGCCCGGCTCGATCGTCACGATCTCCTCGGTGGGCGGGATGCGCGGGTTCGCGCACGCCGCGACCTATTCGGCATCGAAGGGCGCGGTGCGCACCTTCACCTATGCGCTGGCCGATGCGCTGGGCCCGCACGGCATCCGAGTCAACGCGATCCACCCGGGGCAGGTCGAGACGGAGATGCTGCGCGTCGAGATGCGCGGCGGCTCACCGATCCGCATCCCGCTGGGGCGCAAGGGCACGCCGGAGGAGATCGCCGAGGTCGTCCTCTTCGCCGCGAGCGATCGCGCCGGCTACCTTCATGGCGCCTCGCTCGTCGTCGACGGCGGATACTCTGCTGTGATCTGA
- a CDS encoding alpha/beta fold hydrolase, translating into MTVSGSGERDVETHRHETSMGALLCLEAGSGPPLLYLHGVGDSGAMIPAIARLAARRRLIRPDHPGFLRSADAGFDGVADFALGYARLLDEEKLDRVDLVGCSLGGWIAAETALLRPERIRTLTLIDPAGLVGDEPPPDTFALSPAQTVPLTFATRAFRQGPPPSAETAALLARSRATARRVAGDPYMHDPGLAGRLAALRMLVHLIWGRQDGIIPASTSRAWTDALPHTRLTVIDDAGHLPHVEQPEAFRAATGHLEN; encoded by the coding sequence ATGACGGTGAGCGGATCCGGGGAGCGCGACGTGGAGACGCACCGGCACGAGACCTCGATGGGCGCGCTCCTGTGCCTCGAAGCCGGCTCAGGCCCGCCTCTGCTCTACCTGCACGGCGTGGGCGACTCCGGGGCGATGATCCCCGCGATCGCACGGCTCGCCGCGCGGCGACGGCTCATCCGCCCCGACCACCCCGGCTTCCTGCGCAGCGCGGATGCGGGCTTCGACGGCGTGGCGGACTTCGCTCTGGGCTACGCCCGCCTGCTCGACGAGGAGAAGCTCGACCGCGTCGACCTCGTCGGCTGCTCGCTGGGCGGATGGATCGCCGCGGAGACCGCGCTGCTGCGCCCCGAGCGGATCCGCACCCTCACGCTGATCGATCCCGCAGGTCTCGTGGGCGACGAGCCGCCCCCCGACACGTTCGCACTGAGTCCGGCGCAGACGGTGCCGCTCACCTTCGCGACCCGGGCCTTCCGCCAGGGACCGCCGCCTTCGGCAGAGACCGCGGCGCTTCTCGCGCGGAGCCGCGCGACCGCGCGCCGCGTGGCCGGCGACCCGTACATGCACGATCCCGGCCTCGCCGGGCGCCTGGCCGCCCTGCGCATGCTCGTGCACCTGATCTGGGGAAGACAAGACGGGATCATCCCCGCATCCACGTCGCGCGCCTGGACCGACGCCCTCCCGCACACGCGCCTCACCGTCATCGACGACGCGGGCCATCTTCCGCACGTGGAGCAGCCCGAGGCGTTCCGCGCCGCCACCGGACATCTGGAGAACTGA
- a CDS encoding ABC transporter substrate-binding protein, which produces MKNSLRKALAAGAALAASALFLTACSGDSSAGEESGGDGELTKVTVAINPYNGNAPMLYGMQEGVFAEHGLELELVPQTDVAAIISGVASGQYDFGFATVVHVINANLNGIPIRAVATPEGQQKDHEEPEEGNALVAAPGSGITSAGQIEGKALGVVGLASLNTYSALDMIANDGGDPDSVELVQLPFGQMTAALASGDLAAAVIQAPFTSEALGVGAEIIGKPNVETFPNMAVGLITTSQQYIDANEDIVKAFSDANIESQDLARENMDEARKTLIDHLGLTEEAASIAIWGTADPHVNVEGFEKAQDLLIKYGDQTEELDPAELVWPGSLK; this is translated from the coding sequence ATGAAGAATTCCCTACGCAAGGCTCTGGCGGCCGGTGCCGCACTCGCCGCATCCGCGCTGTTCCTCACCGCCTGCTCCGGAGACTCCTCCGCGGGCGAGGAGAGCGGCGGCGACGGCGAACTCACCAAAGTCACCGTGGCGATCAACCCCTACAACGGCAACGCACCGATGCTCTACGGCATGCAGGAGGGCGTCTTCGCCGAGCACGGCCTCGAACTCGAGCTGGTGCCCCAGACCGATGTCGCCGCGATCATCTCCGGCGTCGCCAGCGGACAGTACGACTTCGGGTTCGCCACGGTCGTGCACGTGATCAACGCCAACCTCAACGGGATCCCGATCCGTGCCGTCGCCACTCCCGAAGGACAGCAGAAGGATCACGAAGAGCCCGAGGAGGGCAACGCCCTCGTCGCCGCGCCCGGGTCGGGCATCACCTCGGCCGGCCAGATCGAGGGCAAGGCGCTGGGCGTGGTCGGCCTGGCCTCGCTGAACACGTACTCGGCGCTCGACATGATCGCCAACGACGGCGGCGACCCCGACTCCGTTGAGCTCGTCCAGCTCCCCTTCGGCCAGATGACGGCGGCCCTCGCCTCCGGCGACCTCGCCGCGGCCGTGATCCAGGCGCCCTTCACGAGCGAGGCGCTGGGCGTGGGCGCCGAGATCATCGGCAAGCCCAACGTGGAGACGTTCCCGAACATGGCGGTGGGCCTGATCACCACCTCGCAGCAGTACATCGATGCGAACGAGGACATCGTCAAGGCGTTCAGCGATGCGAACATCGAATCGCAGGACCTCGCTCGCGAGAACATGGACGAGGCGCGCAAGACGCTCATCGACCATCTCGGACTCACCGAAGAGGCCGCCTCCATCGCGATCTGGGGCACCGCCGACCCGCACGTGAACGTCGAGGGCTTCGAGAAGGCCCAGGATCTGCTGATCAAGTACGGCGACCAGACGGAGGAGCTGGACCCCGCGGAGCTCGTCTGGCCGGGATCGTTGAAGTAG
- a CDS encoding thiamine pyrophosphate-binding protein produces the protein MTDIGARSVAAQLADVAVEEGCRDLFTLMGAGNLWLVHHLATDHGVAIHHLRHENGAVGAADGQARATGGIGWCTVTQGPGFTNAITALLTASRGRSPVLLLVSDSSNLDPQRFPFAGGVQALRPESLLEPLGIASVRAEGTDAPRQLREVVHRIRAERQTIAFIMPAGLDRLDGVAEPARDTGETPPAPARTTSAAEFEESARLLAAARSPLIVAGLGAVAADAGAAVIALAERLGAPVATSVPASGLVGQHPLAIGQLGGFSVAETERIAEESDAIIAIGASLNAFQTRSGAFVAGRVVVRIENTRGGPAPYGDPERVITHSGGIASGVAALREALDAVGAPTRTVAPVSRPSLDDDRSRPGAIDPRALSLALDDVLPTPRRIIVDNGHFGAFPMIHLTHRAPRSLVWLPDFGAVGSALAASYASATVDPDVQSVLFIGDCGLYMTLGDLETAVRERTPLIVVCMNDGAAGSELVHMGDWGVPGDQAIFGYADLAALARGMGAQGAAIRTVGDLGPALRGWDRSGPLVLDCHIGRDVRSPIYDHA, from the coding sequence ATGACGGACATCGGCGCACGGTCGGTCGCCGCGCAGCTGGCCGATGTCGCGGTCGAGGAGGGCTGCCGAGACCTGTTCACGCTGATGGGCGCGGGAAACCTCTGGCTCGTCCATCACCTCGCGACCGACCACGGTGTCGCGATCCACCACCTGCGGCACGAGAACGGGGCCGTCGGCGCGGCGGACGGGCAGGCAAGGGCGACCGGCGGCATCGGCTGGTGCACGGTCACTCAGGGGCCTGGCTTCACCAATGCGATCACGGCGCTGCTCACCGCGTCGCGCGGACGCTCTCCCGTGCTGCTCCTCGTGAGCGATTCCTCCAATCTCGACCCGCAGCGCTTCCCGTTCGCGGGCGGCGTGCAGGCGCTGCGCCCGGAGAGCCTGCTCGAGCCGCTCGGCATCGCCTCCGTGCGTGCGGAGGGGACCGACGCGCCCCGCCAGCTGCGCGAGGTCGTGCACCGCATCCGCGCGGAGCGGCAGACGATCGCCTTCATCATGCCCGCGGGCCTGGACCGGCTCGACGGGGTCGCAGAACCGGCACGGGACACCGGCGAGACGCCGCCCGCCCCGGCGCGCACCACGTCCGCCGCAGAGTTCGAGGAGAGCGCGCGACTGCTCGCCGCCGCACGCTCGCCGCTGATCGTGGCAGGCCTGGGCGCCGTCGCCGCGGACGCCGGAGCGGCGGTCATCGCCCTCGCGGAGCGCCTCGGCGCCCCCGTGGCGACCTCGGTCCCGGCGTCGGGGCTCGTGGGCCAGCATCCGCTCGCGATCGGTCAGCTCGGAGGGTTCTCCGTCGCCGAGACCGAGCGGATCGCGGAGGAGTCCGATGCGATCATCGCGATCGGCGCCTCGCTCAACGCGTTCCAGACCCGCTCGGGAGCCTTCGTCGCGGGACGCGTCGTCGTCCGCATCGAGAACACACGCGGCGGCCCCGCGCCGTACGGTGACCCCGAGCGCGTGATCACGCACTCGGGAGGCATCGCCTCGGGAGTCGCAGCGCTGCGGGAGGCGCTGGATGCGGTCGGCGCCCCGACGCGCACGGTCGCGCCGGTGTCCCGTCCGAGCCTGGACGACGACCGATCCCGGCCAGGAGCCATCGACCCGCGCGCGCTCTCCCTCGCCCTCGACGACGTGCTCCCCACGCCCCGGCGCATCATCGTGGACAACGGCCACTTCGGCGCCTTCCCGATGATCCACCTCACCCACCGTGCCCCGCGCTCCCTGGTCTGGCTGCCCGATTTCGGGGCCGTCGGCAGTGCGCTGGCCGCTTCCTACGCGAGCGCCACCGTCGACCCGGACGTGCAGTCGGTGCTGTTCATCGGCGACTGCGGCCTGTACATGACCCTCGGCGATCTCGAGACGGCCGTGCGCGAGCGCACACCGCTGATCGTCGTGTGCATGAACGACGGTGCGGCCGGCTCCGAGCTCGTCCATATGGGCGACTGGGGCGTGCCGGGCGATCAGGCGATCTTCGGGTACGCGGATCTCGCCGCCCTCGCGCGCGGAATGGGGGCGCAGGGTGCTGCCATCCGCACGGTCGGCGACCTCGGTCCTGCTCTGCGGGGCTGGGACCGCTCGGGGCCGCTCGTACTGGACTGTCACATCGGGCGCGACGTGCGCTCGCCGATCTACGACCACGCCTGA
- a CDS encoding fumarylacetoacetate hydrolase family protein — MKLALFDDHRLGVLSEDEAHLIDVTTAIPASDRDPLTAGWWRGLCRDWTELREQIESAASSRTPIPLGDVHLRAPVLGPTKIIAAASNYRAHVAEMHDVQERTLGTVHAWMMEFDVFLKAPSSVTDPAGPIVLPRAVLDEDREIHHESELVVVIGKGGKDIPAAEASEHVFGYSIGLDITVRSPADRSRRKSYDTFSPIGPWIRLRDEGYDASGVDISLTVDGAVRQQVNTSDLIMNVDEIVSYASRIMTLNPGDVIFTGAPPGVGPIRAGERLVTEIEGIGTMTTEVVAG; from the coding sequence ATGAAGCTTGCCCTGTTCGACGATCACCGGCTCGGTGTGCTCAGTGAGGACGAGGCCCATCTGATCGACGTGACCACGGCGATCCCTGCCTCAGACCGCGACCCGTTGACGGCGGGCTGGTGGCGCGGGCTCTGCCGGGACTGGACCGAGCTGCGCGAGCAGATCGAGTCGGCGGCCTCGTCGCGCACGCCGATCCCGCTCGGCGACGTCCATCTGCGCGCCCCCGTGCTGGGCCCGACCAAGATCATCGCCGCGGCCAGCAACTATCGCGCGCACGTCGCCGAGATGCACGACGTGCAGGAGCGCACCCTGGGGACGGTGCACGCCTGGATGATGGAGTTCGACGTCTTCCTGAAGGCGCCCTCCTCCGTGACCGATCCGGCCGGGCCGATCGTCCTGCCGCGCGCAGTGCTGGACGAGGATCGGGAGATCCATCACGAGTCCGAGCTCGTCGTGGTGATCGGGAAGGGTGGCAAGGACATCCCCGCCGCCGAGGCGTCCGAGCACGTCTTCGGATACTCGATCGGGCTGGACATCACGGTGCGCAGCCCCGCCGACCGCTCCCGCCGCAAGAGCTACGACACCTTCAGCCCGATCGGTCCGTGGATCCGCCTGCGCGACGAGGGGTACGACGCGAGCGGCGTCGACATCTCGCTCACGGTCGACGGCGCGGTGCGCCAGCAGGTGAACACGAGCGATCTGATCATGAACGTGGACGAGATCGTCTCCTACGCCTCGAGAATCATGACCCTCAACCCCGGGGACGTCATCTTCACCGGGGCGCCTCCCGGCGTCGGCCCGATCCGGGCGGGTGAGCGGCTGGTCACCGAGATCGAGGGCATCGGTACGATGACCACCGAGGTCGTGGCGGGATGA
- a CDS encoding response regulator transcription factor has protein sequence MSSVALIDDHESVRLGLSAALDAADFTVVFSGAGVAEYLEHRRRTASRPADVVLLDLTLGDGTTVTENVARLVADGSSVVIHSVADRPAAVREALVAGAAGVISKSSPLDDVLAAVRTVARGDALNNVEWASAIDGDRAFADAQLAAREREVLRLYATGLPLKAVAERLGVAYSTAKENITRIRVKYVEVGRPAPTKVDLLRRAMEDGIVLPPEDSPPEPTPPAEAVSSGP, from the coding sequence ATGAGCAGTGTGGCCCTGATCGACGACCACGAGTCGGTGCGTCTGGGATTGTCTGCTGCGCTGGACGCGGCTGATTTCACCGTCGTGTTCTCCGGTGCGGGTGTCGCGGAGTATCTGGAGCACCGGCGGCGCACGGCCTCGCGCCCGGCGGATGTCGTGCTGCTCGATCTCACCCTCGGCGACGGGACGACGGTCACCGAGAACGTCGCACGCCTCGTCGCCGACGGCTCCAGCGTCGTGATCCACAGCGTCGCCGATCGGCCCGCGGCCGTGCGCGAAGCGCTGGTCGCGGGTGCCGCGGGTGTGATCAGCAAGTCCTCTCCGCTCGACGACGTGCTCGCGGCGGTGCGCACGGTCGCGCGCGGGGATGCGCTGAACAACGTCGAATGGGCGAGCGCGATCGACGGCGACCGGGCTTTCGCGGATGCGCAGCTGGCGGCGCGCGAGCGCGAGGTGCTGCGCCTGTATGCCACGGGGCTGCCGCTGAAGGCCGTCGCCGAGCGGCTGGGTGTGGCGTATTCGACGGCGAAGGAGAACATCACCCGCATCCGGGTGAAGTACGTCGAGGTCGGCAGGCCCGCGCCCACCAAGGTCGACCTGCTGCGCCGTGCGATGGAGGACGGCATCGTGCTGCCGCCGGAGGATTCGCCGCCCGAGCCCACGCCGCCCGCGGAAGCCGTGTCGAGTGGCCCCTGA
- a CDS encoding ABC transporter permease codes for MNPVTRRASNLLWPVLAVVIALALWQALTAGGVFRPDQFPTMSSTMVAFAEEFSSAKGWLAVWATLQGWFLGLVIASVAALVLGSALAFSTFAFRSASTVIELFKAIPAIAILPLITLVLGSTLDMKVFLVAFGVFWPLIIQVIYGVRSMDPTVLDTAKALGVRGVRRFLVVTVPSAAPYIATGLRIASASALILAVVAEIIAGADGIGRQILLAQNGGMTTYPRMYAYILMSGMLGLALTGAFFLIERKAMHWHESQRNITSNEERPAR; via the coding sequence ATGAACCCCGTCACACGCCGAGCATCGAACCTGCTCTGGCCGGTCCTCGCCGTCGTCATCGCCCTGGCGCTGTGGCAGGCGCTGACCGCGGGCGGCGTGTTCCGGCCCGACCAGTTCCCGACCATGTCCTCGACAATGGTCGCCTTCGCCGAGGAGTTCTCCTCGGCGAAGGGCTGGCTGGCGGTCTGGGCCACGCTGCAGGGCTGGTTCCTGGGCCTGGTGATCGCCTCCGTGGCCGCACTCGTGCTCGGCTCCGCCCTCGCCTTCAGCACCTTCGCGTTCCGCAGCGCATCGACCGTCATCGAGCTGTTCAAGGCCATCCCTGCGATCGCCATCCTGCCGCTGATCACCCTCGTGCTGGGATCCACGCTCGATATGAAGGTGTTCCTGGTGGCCTTCGGCGTGTTCTGGCCGCTGATCATCCAGGTGATCTACGGCGTGCGATCCATGGATCCCACGGTGCTCGACACCGCCAAGGCGCTGGGCGTGCGGGGCGTCCGCCGCTTCCTGGTCGTGACGGTCCCCAGCGCCGCCCCCTACATCGCCACCGGACTGCGCATCGCCTCCGCCTCGGCGCTGATCCTCGCGGTCGTCGCCGAGATCATCGCCGGCGCCGACGGCATAGGACGTCAGATCCTGCTCGCACAGAACGGCGGGATGACCACCTATCCCCGCATGTACGCCTACATCCTGATGTCCGGGATGCTCGGCCTCGCCCTCACCGGAGCGTTCTTCCTCATCGAGCGCAAGGCGATGCATTGGCACGAGTCGCAGCGGAACATCACATCGAACGAGGAAAGGCCGGCTCGATGA
- a CDS encoding ABC transporter ATP-binding protein yields the protein MTDTTVQATDRTEAPRQGGTVLDVRGLRKIYNEGKPTAKMAIDDVTFSVDKGEFVCIVGPSGAGKTTLLRCISGLAQPSAGELSFEGKPLTSVPEQLGLVFQDYSRSLYPWFTNAKNVGLPLAARGVPKAERTARISEVLGSVGLAQVEKQYPWQLSGGMQQRVAIARALSYRPDLLLMDEPFASVDAQTRFDLEDLVLRVRSELGITVVLVTHDIDEAIYLADRIVVLSGSPSRVREVVEVPFGGDRDQVVTRSSDEFLELRRHLLDLVMPHAASEG from the coding sequence ATGACCGACACGACCGTGCAGGCGACCGACCGCACCGAGGCACCCCGCCAGGGCGGAACGGTGCTGGACGTACGCGGGCTGCGCAAGATCTACAACGAGGGCAAGCCGACCGCCAAGATGGCCATCGACGACGTCACCTTCTCCGTCGACAAGGGGGAGTTCGTCTGCATCGTCGGCCCCTCCGGCGCCGGCAAGACGACGCTGCTGCGCTGCATCTCGGGCCTTGCCCAGCCCAGCGCCGGCGAGCTGAGCTTCGAGGGCAAGCCCCTCACGAGCGTGCCCGAGCAACTCGGCCTCGTCTTCCAGGACTACAGTCGATCGCTCTATCCGTGGTTCACCAACGCCAAGAACGTCGGGCTGCCGCTCGCGGCCCGCGGCGTTCCCAAAGCGGAGCGCACCGCCCGCATCAGCGAGGTCCTGGGCAGCGTCGGGCTCGCCCAGGTCGAGAAGCAGTACCCGTGGCAGCTCTCCGGGGGGATGCAGCAGCGCGTGGCGATCGCACGTGCGCTCTCCTATCGGCCCGACCTGCTCCTCATGGACGAGCCCTTCGCCTCCGTGGACGCGCAGACCCGGTTCGACCTGGAGGATCTCGTGCTGCGAGTGCGCAGTGAGCTGGGGATCACTGTCGTCCTGGTCACCCACGACATCGATGAGGCGATCTACCTGGCCGATCGCATCGTCGTGCTCAGCGGCTCGCCCAGCCGGGTCCGCGAGGTCGTCGAGGTGCCGTTCGGCGGCGATCGCGATCAGGTCGTCACGCGCTCCAGCGACGAGTTCCTGGAGCTTCGCCGTCATCTCCTCGACCTCGTGATGCCGCACGCGGCGAGCGAAGGATGA
- a CDS encoding SDR family NAD(P)-dependent oxidoreductase — translation MTGTHENPSAPERLFDVRGRGALVTGAASGLGQAFARVLARNGARVTLADVAAESLAAAVDELADEGCEVRGAVVDIRDRASVERALDAASSWGDGLDIVFANAGISAGRGHHFGDGVLARIDDERWAQVLETNLTGTMHTVRGAAARMNDGGRIVVTSSVAGHRADPLVGYAYSATKAAVSHLVRNAAAELAPRGIRVNAIAPGSFLTGIGRGNAGNGEMLEALTRATALDRLAEPEEIEGLALLLASPASSHITGAVFVIDGGVMIHTT, via the coding sequence ATGACGGGGACCCACGAGAACCCATCCGCGCCCGAGCGCCTCTTCGACGTCCGAGGGCGAGGAGCGCTGGTCACCGGTGCCGCCTCCGGGCTGGGTCAGGCGTTCGCACGCGTACTCGCGCGCAACGGCGCCCGCGTGACGCTCGCCGACGTCGCCGCCGAGTCCCTGGCCGCGGCTGTGGACGAGCTGGCCGACGAAGGATGCGAAGTGCGCGGCGCCGTGGTCGACATCCGAGACCGCGCGTCGGTCGAACGCGCCCTCGACGCGGCGTCGTCGTGGGGGGACGGGCTGGACATCGTCTTCGCCAACGCCGGCATCTCGGCCGGGCGCGGACACCACTTCGGCGACGGCGTACTGGCGCGGATCGACGACGAGCGCTGGGCACAGGTGCTCGAAACGAATCTCACGGGCACCATGCACACCGTCCGGGGCGCCGCCGCGAGGATGAACGACGGCGGGCGGATCGTGGTGACCTCGTCGGTGGCCGGTCACCGCGCCGACCCGCTCGTCGGCTACGCGTACTCGGCGACCAAGGCGGCCGTATCGCACCTCGTGCGCAACGCCGCTGCCGAGCTCGCCCCGCGCGGCATCCGGGTCAACGCCATCGCACCCGGATCTTTCCTGACCGGGATCGGCCGCGGCAACGCCGGAAACGGCGAGATGCTCGAGGCGCTGACCAGGGCGACCGCCCTGGACCGCCTGGCCGAACCGGAGGAGATCGAGGGCCTCGCCCTGCTGCTCGCCTCGCCCGCGTCATCCCACATCACGGGCGCCGTCTTCGTGATCGACGGGGGCGTGATGATCCACACGACATGA
- a CDS encoding LysR family transcriptional regulator — translation MELRHLRYFVAVAEELHFRKAAEKLHIVQPALSKQISSLEAELGLRLLDRDRRHVTLTEAGRTFLDEAIAVLALADGAKARAIAVSEGRVGHLNMGFIQPALAGVVPRALRRYREAYPQVRIRLAELTSRRALEQVASGDVHCAFTRLPIEPTPGILHEPVSTQEVVIAVPEGHRLAERDAVNLAELADEDLILIDRRVEPQLHDYYVAQCNEAGFSPRVAQEVNSTWVSTGLVASGLGVGFVPASARIAPQKGVAFVPIEGSPAQLTMGLIWAEGAQPSVLRNFLAMRPWQKEKGEP, via the coding sequence ATGGAGCTGCGACACCTGCGCTATTTCGTGGCCGTCGCGGAGGAACTGCACTTCCGCAAGGCGGCCGAGAAGCTGCACATCGTGCAGCCCGCCCTGAGCAAGCAGATCAGCTCGCTCGAGGCCGAGCTCGGCCTGCGCCTGCTCGACCGGGATCGCCGGCACGTGACGCTCACCGAGGCGGGTCGCACCTTCCTCGACGAGGCGATCGCCGTGCTCGCCCTGGCCGACGGCGCCAAGGCCCGGGCCATCGCCGTCAGCGAAGGCAGGGTCGGACATCTGAACATGGGCTTCATCCAGCCGGCGCTCGCCGGCGTCGTCCCGCGCGCGCTGCGGCGCTATCGCGAGGCCTACCCGCAGGTGCGCATCCGTCTGGCAGAACTGACCAGCCGCCGCGCGCTCGAACAGGTCGCCAGCGGGGACGTGCACTGCGCGTTCACCCGGCTCCCCATCGAGCCGACCCCGGGAATCCTGCACGAGCCGGTCTCGACCCAAGAGGTCGTCATCGCCGTACCGGAGGGGCACCGCCTCGCCGAGCGCGATGCGGTGAACCTGGCCGAGCTCGCCGACGAGGATCTCATCCTCATCGACCGGCGGGTCGAGCCGCAATTGCACGACTACTACGTCGCGCAGTGCAACGAGGCGGGCTTCAGCCCGCGGGTCGCCCAGGAGGTCAACTCCACCTGGGTCTCGACGGGCCTGGTCGCCTCCGGACTCGGCGTCGGGTTCGTGCCCGCTTCGGCGCGCATCGCCCCGCAGAAAGGCGTCGCGTTCGTGCCGATCGAGGGCAGCCCCGCCCAGCTCACCATGGGGCTCATCTGGGCCGAGGGCGCCCAGCCAAGCGTGCTGCGCAACTTCCTGGCCATGCGGCCATGGCAGAAGGAGAAGGGAGAGCCCTGA
- a CDS encoding ABC transporter permease yields the protein MSDTIVRTRQQVQPDTQQILTTGAARRRPRLSFGAVVREVATALWLPIVLFLVWWFASAASVSPFFPPLSRILEQWWKEFIIGDAMHHVFSSLENFALGYALGAVIGIIGGTLLWRYRFLRQGTNPIIYFLYVLPAPALLPAMIALFGIGQTRQVALIAFGAIWPTLLNTLDGMRGIDQVKFDTAKAMRLSPARTLFTVVFRGASPQIAAGLRASLQVSLILMVVTEMVAAKEGIGYFILQAQIVFSSLNVWAGIIMLVIIGTILNYLFVFIERRALSWYYRSRALGAS from the coding sequence ATGAGCGACACGATCGTCCGGACCCGTCAACAGGTCCAGCCCGACACGCAGCAGATCCTCACGACCGGCGCCGCACGCCGGCGACCACGCCTGTCGTTCGGAGCCGTCGTCCGCGAAGTCGCCACCGCTCTATGGCTGCCGATCGTCCTGTTCCTCGTCTGGTGGTTCGCATCGGCCGCCTCCGTCTCTCCGTTCTTCCCGCCGCTGAGCCGCATCCTGGAGCAGTGGTGGAAGGAGTTCATCATCGGCGACGCGATGCATCACGTGTTCTCGAGCCTCGAGAACTTCGCGCTGGGCTATGCGCTCGGCGCGGTGATCGGCATCATCGGCGGCACTTTGCTGTGGCGCTATCGGTTCCTGCGCCAGGGCACGAACCCGATCATCTACTTCCTGTACGTGCTCCCCGCCCCCGCCCTGCTCCCCGCGATGATCGCGCTGTTCGGCATCGGGCAGACTCGCCAGGTCGCCCTCATCGCCTTCGGCGCCATCTGGCCGACGCTGCTGAACACGCTCGACGGGATGCGCGGGATCGACCAGGTGAAGTTCGACACCGCCAAGGCGATGCGCCTGAGCCCCGCGCGCACGCTGTTCACCGTGGTGTTCCGCGGCGCCTCGCCGCAGATCGCCGCGGGGCTCCGCGCCAGCCTGCAGGTCTCCCTGATCCTGATGGTCGTCACCGAGATGGTCGCGGCGAAGGAAGGCATCGGCTACTTCATCCTGCAGGCACAGATCGTCTTCTCCAGCCTGAACGTGTGGGCGGGCATCATCATGCTCGTCATCATCGGCACGATCCTCAACTACCTGTTCGTCTTCATCGAGCGCCGGGCGCTGTCGTGGTACTACCGCTCCCGCGCACTCGGCGCATCCTGA